The Flavobacterium johnsoniae genomic sequence TATCGCAAGTCCATTTTAGTTTTTCTTCATAATCTGGGCGATCGTCAGCACTCAAACCTCTTAAAATACCACATTCGCCTATTCCTTTTTTACCATTTTCTTCGAGAATTATAAACCAAGTTTCTTTTTCGGTCATAACGCCTCTAGAAGTTCCAGAAGGGCGTTTAAAATCGAGTAAATATTTGTGGTAAGAAGCTTTCATTTTTTAAGGTGCTAAGATGGTAAGATAATGAGGTGCTAAGATTAACAAAGAGAATCTATGAAACATTTCATATCTAAGAACTTAATTATATAATTTTAATATTCTTTCGAAATCTTTAGACGGAAGTCCAGCTTTTTCAAAGGCTGCAAAATCTAATTTCGTTTTTGCAATCCAGCTTAAACTGTCTGTTACGTTTTGAGTTTGGTATTTTTTGTAGATTGTTTTTGCTGAACTGTAATCACCGTTTACTAAATAAGTGTGTGCCAAATTTAGTTTAATCATCAATTCGGTATCATCTAGTTTTTCTCCTTCTAGCAATACTTTTAATGCTTTTGCATATTGCTTTGTCAAAATGTAGCAATATCCTAATGAACTATAATCTAAAGCCGTAGCTTTTCCTTCGTTTACAATTGTATTAAATTTTGGAATCGCTTCATTATATTTTTGACTTTTAATTAAAGAAGCTGCTTGCGTTCTTAAATCATTGAAGACATTTTTAGAAATGTCCGCATCTTTATAACACGCATTTCCGAAATCTTTGTAGACTTTTGTTTTTTCAACAGCTAATAATTTTTGAAACTCATCATAGCGATACTGTTTCATTATTTTATTTAAAATGCAAACACAGAAATCATCAGAATTGGCCATTTTTTGAGCCATTGTAGAAGTTTTACACAGGCTTATAATTTCGTTTTTATTGTCTTGATTCCAGCCACGACTCAATTTTGTATCGACCCAAGGCACAACTTCTAAAACTACTTTTTGACTCAAAATCCAATTTTTGCTTTCAAAACCAAACCAAATAGTGCTGAT encodes the following:
- a CDS encoding tetratricopeptide repeat protein, with protein sequence MKSVAIKTSSQNSTFKKIILSLLITFSFNAFAQKDGYWDKERATTKEIMVPARDRISIPTEDLPVGTTEIVYRITLLDKNQEMANSLVSLLKSIPDPTGVSQGSAGAVFLMSKISGDDECTYSIFTSNENAKKYIADGKIDKACYSQAEPVSKDAKRLSVNRSSCLKENISTIWFGFESKNWILSQKVVLEVVPWVDTKLSRGWNQDNKNEIISLCKTSTMAQKMANSDDFCVCILNKIMKQYRYDEFQKLLAVEKTKVYKDFGNACYKDADISKNVFNDLRTQAASLIKSQKYNEAIPKFNTIVNEGKATALDYSSLGYCYILTKQYAKALKVLLEGEKLDDTELMIKLNLAHTYLVNGDYSSAKTIYKKYQTQNVTDSLSWIAKTKLDFAAFEKAGLPSKDFERILKLYN